The Thermanaerovibrio acidaminovorans DSM 6589 genome contains a region encoding:
- a CDS encoding RnfABCDGE type electron transport complex subunit G: protein MNEKVRLGAILFVITAVTGLVLGGVQQITAGPISKTKEAQRQEAFRRTLPEADSFVPAKAPSIQGVVDVQEARKGGSPVGYAITVSVKGYAGPVVFVTGVSSGGVVKGISILSQSETPGLGAKAGDPSFAGQFAGRKAQEFKVVKSTPSKDDEILAISGATITSRAVTEGVNLAIKAFQQMGGAK from the coding sequence ATGAACGAGAAGGTCAGGCTGGGGGCGATCCTGTTCGTGATCACCGCGGTGACCGGTCTGGTCCTGGGTGGGGTCCAGCAGATAACCGCTGGCCCCATAAGCAAGACCAAGGAGGCTCAGCGGCAGGAGGCCTTCCGGAGGACGTTGCCCGAGGCGGACTCCTTCGTTCCCGCCAAGGCCCCGTCGATCCAGGGGGTGGTGGACGTGCAGGAGGCCCGCAAGGGGGGTAGCCCGGTGGGCTACGCCATAACCGTGTCCGTAAAGGGTTATGCGGGGCCCGTGGTGTTCGTCACCGGCGTATCCTCCGGCGGGGTGGTCAAGGGGATAAGCATCCTTAGCCAGTCGGAGACCCCGGGTCTGGGGGCCAAGGCGGGGGATCCGTCCTTCGCGGGACAGTTTGCGGGCCGCAAGGCCCAGGAGTTCAAGGTGGTCAAGTCCACTCCCTCCAAGGATGACGAGATCCTGGCCATATCGGGGGCAACCATCACCTCCAGGGCGGTCACCGAGGGGGTCAACCTGGCGATCAAGGCCTTTCAGCAGATGGGAGGTGCCAAGTAG
- the rsxC gene encoding electron transport complex subunit RsxC, which produces MALPTFRKGVHPPHGKGHTEECPVQWIDPGSELVFPMAQHIGAPCKPLVKKGDRVLVGQKIGDNDAYVSAPIHSSVSGIVKEVSQRLVASGAMDTCVVVENDGQYELDPSISPRPDWEDLPADEIRRIIREAGIVGMGGACFPTAVKLTPPPDKKVDHVIINGAECEPYLTCDDRLMRERGDRVLLGLQIALKLFPQGVKGVVALEDNKPKAIEAMRGYLDRLAIQNVTVQPVRTKYPQGAEKMLIYAVTGREVPAGGLPADVGCIILNVRTAYAIWDAVVNRMPVIDRIVTVSGDAIKEPKNLGVRLGMSVRELIEACGGFSVEPLKVIMGGPMMGVALSDLNVPVVKGTSGILAFSEALARLGEEENCIRCGKCVSTCPMGLLPYQLNAEVLRRNYDEFERLGGMNCIECGCCAYACPARRHLTQSCRDGKRTILARRRKGGA; this is translated from the coding sequence ATGGCGTTACCCACTTTCAGGAAGGGGGTCCATCCACCGCACGGCAAGGGTCACACGGAGGAGTGCCCGGTGCAGTGGATAGACCCGGGAAGCGAGCTGGTTTTCCCCATGGCCCAGCACATCGGCGCCCCGTGCAAGCCCCTGGTCAAGAAGGGGGATCGGGTGCTGGTGGGGCAGAAGATAGGGGACAACGATGCCTACGTCTCGGCTCCCATCCACTCGTCGGTCTCCGGCATCGTCAAGGAGGTATCCCAGAGGCTTGTGGCCTCCGGGGCCATGGACACTTGCGTTGTGGTGGAGAACGACGGCCAGTACGAGCTGGACCCGTCCATCTCCCCCAGGCCCGATTGGGAGGACCTGCCTGCGGATGAGATACGCCGGATCATCCGGGAGGCGGGGATCGTTGGCATGGGGGGCGCGTGCTTCCCAACCGCGGTCAAGCTCACCCCCCCGCCGGACAAGAAGGTGGACCACGTGATAATCAACGGGGCGGAGTGCGAGCCGTACCTCACCTGCGACGACCGGCTCATGAGGGAGCGGGGAGACCGGGTCCTTTTGGGGCTTCAGATCGCCCTCAAACTCTTCCCCCAGGGAGTCAAGGGGGTGGTGGCCCTGGAGGACAACAAGCCCAAGGCCATCGAGGCCATGCGGGGCTACCTGGACCGGCTGGCCATCCAGAACGTGACGGTACAGCCGGTGAGGACCAAGTACCCCCAGGGGGCGGAGAAGATGCTCATCTACGCGGTCACCGGCCGGGAGGTGCCCGCGGGCGGGCTCCCCGCCGACGTGGGGTGCATCATCCTCAACGTGAGGACCGCATACGCCATATGGGATGCGGTGGTCAACCGCATGCCGGTCATCGACCGGATAGTCACCGTATCCGGCGATGCCATCAAGGAGCCCAAGAACCTGGGGGTGAGGCTCGGCATGTCCGTCCGGGAGCTCATCGAGGCCTGCGGCGGATTTTCGGTGGAGCCCCTGAAGGTGATCATGGGGGGACCCATGATGGGCGTGGCCCTGAGCGACCTGAACGTTCCGGTGGTGAAGGGGACCTCGGGGATCCTGGCCTTCTCGGAGGCTCTGGCCCGATTGGGGGAGGAGGAGAATTGCATAAGGTGTGGCAAGTGCGTCTCCACCTGCCCCATGGGGTTGCTTCCGTATCAGCTCAACGCAGAGGTGCTACGCCGAAATTACGATGAGTTCGAGCGCCTCGGGGGAATGAACTGCATAGAGTGCGGGTGCTGCGCCTACGCTTGCCCCGCTAGGAGGCACCTCACCCAATCCTGCAGGGACGGCAAGAGGACCATACTGGCCAGACGTCGCAAAGGAGGGGCATAG
- the citF gene encoding citrate lyase subunit alpha yields MRFVENAIGRPVPLEVPGFGAVIPYGGPFCRLGEEVPRVSPPMRGYPARRDKVTHDVEEAIRRSGLESGMTVSFHHHLRNGDEVLCRVLEACERLGIRDLTLAPSSLTDAHEEVSGFVRRGVVRMIHTSGVRGEVGKAISRGELEVPVVIHSHGGRARAIEEGSIRIDVAFLGAPKCDRMGNFTGMLGRSACGSLGYAQQDARYARHVVAVTDDLSEDPLGVVSVPQYLVDQVLVVDSLGDPRKIATGAARITRNPVDLKIARDAFRLILASGLMEDGVSFQVGAGGASLAVARYVREHMSAKGIRGSFGCGGVTGYMAQMLEEGLFRVLYDVQSFDASVTGSMLRNRNHVEIDQSWYANPLNRGCVVNHLDVVVLAALEVDVDFNVNVLTGHDGVLRGASGGHCDTAAGSKLSVVVLPSFRGGVPSIRERVGCVVTPGETVDAIVTERGVCVNPRCGELAESARRMGLCVKDIRELKEEVERLTGVPREVEEDRSRVVALVEYRDGSVIDTVFRVDC; encoded by the coding sequence GTGAGGTTTGTGGAGAACGCCATAGGACGTCCGGTGCCCCTTGAGGTTCCCGGTTTCGGTGCCGTGATCCCCTACGGTGGTCCGTTCTGCCGCCTGGGAGAGGAGGTTCCCCGGGTGAGCCCCCCAATGAGGGGCTATCCGGCCCGGAGGGACAAGGTGACCCATGACGTGGAGGAGGCCATAAGGAGGTCCGGGCTGGAGAGCGGCATGACCGTGTCGTTCCACCATCATCTGAGGAACGGTGACGAGGTGCTGTGCCGTGTGCTGGAGGCCTGCGAGAGGCTTGGGATAAGGGATCTTACGCTGGCGCCCAGCTCGCTGACCGACGCCCACGAGGAGGTGTCGGGTTTCGTCCGGCGCGGTGTGGTGAGGATGATCCACACCTCCGGCGTTAGGGGTGAGGTTGGTAAGGCCATAAGCCGGGGAGAGCTGGAGGTTCCGGTGGTGATCCACAGCCACGGCGGCCGGGCCCGGGCGATAGAGGAGGGAAGCATAAGGATAGACGTGGCGTTCCTTGGGGCCCCCAAGTGCGACCGGATGGGGAACTTTACCGGCATGCTGGGCAGGTCCGCGTGCGGGTCGCTGGGTTACGCCCAGCAGGACGCCCGCTACGCCCGTCACGTGGTGGCGGTGACGGACGACCTTTCGGAGGATCCGCTTGGTGTGGTGTCGGTACCCCAGTATCTGGTGGACCAGGTGCTGGTGGTGGACAGCCTTGGTGATCCCCGGAAGATAGCCACCGGTGCGGCCCGGATAACCCGCAACCCGGTGGACCTGAAGATTGCCCGGGACGCGTTTCGGCTGATCCTGGCGTCGGGACTGATGGAGGACGGGGTGTCGTTTCAGGTGGGAGCCGGAGGGGCGAGCCTTGCGGTGGCCCGCTACGTGAGGGAGCACATGAGCGCCAAGGGTATCCGGGGCAGCTTCGGGTGTGGCGGTGTGACGGGTTACATGGCGCAGATGCTGGAGGAGGGTCTCTTCCGGGTCCTGTACGACGTTCAGAGCTTCGACGCGTCGGTGACGGGATCCATGTTGAGGAACCGGAACCACGTGGAGATAGACCAGTCGTGGTACGCGAACCCGCTGAACCGGGGCTGCGTGGTGAACCATTTGGACGTGGTGGTTCTTGCGGCGCTGGAGGTGGACGTGGACTTCAACGTGAACGTGCTGACCGGCCATGATGGTGTGTTGCGTGGGGCGTCTGGAGGCCACTGCGACACCGCGGCGGGGTCGAAGCTGTCGGTGGTGGTGCTTCCGTCGTTCCGGGGTGGAGTGCCGTCGATCCGGGAGCGGGTGGGATGTGTGGTGACCCCGGGGGAGACGGTGGACGCCATAGTGACCGAGCGGGGAGTGTGCGTGAACCCCCGTTGTGGGGAACTTGCGGAGTCCGCCAGGCGGATGGGCCTTTGCGTGAAGGACATAAGGGAGCTGAAGGAGGAGGTGGAGAGGCTGACCGGAGTTCCCCGGGAGGTTGAGGAGGACAGGAGCCGGGTGGTGGCGCTGGTGGAGTACCGGGACGGGAGCGTGATAGACACCGTTTTCCGGGTGGATTGCTGA
- a CDS encoding HpcH/HpaI aldolase/citrate lyase family protein has protein sequence MRPVRSMLYVPGNSPGMLQHCATFGADSVLLDLEDAVALSEKDAARDLVCEMLKVLDFGSVVVTVRVNGADTEFFQEDLRAVVPLRPHAVRIPKCSSPEDVILADRLMGRIEEEHGLPVGSVRIHAMLETARGVVNALEIGRSSPRVEALTLGGQDLTADMGVSKTREGWELFVARSQVALAARSLGLQALDTVWADVDDHQGLYEEARRVVGLGFTGKAAIHPSQIEWIHRAFVPELSEVERARRIVDAARRAHAEGKGVVSVDGRMVDAPVVRRAENTLRLWEMGEVEGL, from the coding sequence ATGAGGCCCGTGAGGTCCATGCTTTACGTGCCGGGGAACAGCCCGGGGATGCTGCAGCACTGCGCCACCTTCGGGGCGGACAGCGTGCTTCTGGACCTGGAGGACGCGGTGGCCCTGTCGGAGAAGGACGCGGCCCGGGACCTGGTGTGCGAGATGCTCAAGGTGCTGGACTTCGGGTCCGTGGTGGTCACCGTTCGGGTGAACGGGGCGGACACGGAGTTCTTCCAGGAGGACCTTAGGGCGGTGGTTCCCTTGAGGCCCCATGCGGTGAGGATCCCCAAGTGCTCCTCCCCGGAGGACGTGATCCTGGCGGACCGCCTCATGGGCCGGATAGAGGAGGAGCATGGGTTGCCGGTGGGCAGCGTGAGGATCCACGCCATGCTGGAGACCGCCCGCGGGGTGGTGAACGCCCTTGAGATAGGTCGCAGTAGCCCCCGGGTGGAGGCGCTGACTCTGGGAGGTCAGGACCTGACGGCGGACATGGGGGTGAGCAAGACCCGGGAGGGCTGGGAGCTCTTCGTGGCCCGTAGCCAGGTGGCGCTGGCGGCCCGGAGCCTTGGCCTTCAGGCGCTGGACACGGTTTGGGCTGACGTGGATGACCACCAGGGGCTTTACGAGGAGGCCCGCCGGGTGGTGGGGCTTGGCTTCACTGGCAAGGCGGCCATCCACCCGAGCCAGATAGAGTGGATCCACCGGGCCTTCGTGCCGGAGTTGTCGGAGGTGGAGCGGGCCCGCCGGATAGTGGATGCCGCCCGTAGGGCCCATGCGGAGGGCAAGGGGGTTGTGTCCGTGGACGGCCGGATGGTGGACGCGCCGGTGGTTAGGCGGGCGGAGAACACCCTTCGTCTCTGGGAGATGGGGGAGGTGGAAGGTCTGTGA
- a CDS encoding RnfABCDGE type electron transport complex subunit D, which translates to MNRLLVVSSSPHARDELTVRKIMGLVLIALLPAGVAGVYFFGLHAFWVIAVCVASAVGAEALWQRLNGRKVTVSDLSAAVTGLLLAYNLPPDISLFMAAAGSAFAIIVVKQLYGGLGKNIVNPALAARAVMLTSWPVPMTTWSLHGVTGPTPLALLKGVEGTGSLPPLIDLLVGNVGGCIGETSAALLLLGGLFLMWKRVITWHIPVVYIGTVAVLTAILHRPSGISMGPLYEILAGGLFLGAFFMATDYATSPMDHSGQMVFAFGCGLITTLIRFYGGYPEGVSYSILIMNLTVPLIDRYFTPRIFGAKREVKS; encoded by the coding sequence TTGAACAGGCTTCTTGTGGTTTCCAGCTCTCCCCATGCCAGGGATGAGCTCACCGTAAGGAAGATAATGGGGCTGGTGCTCATTGCGTTGCTTCCCGCCGGCGTGGCTGGAGTCTACTTCTTCGGTCTCCACGCCTTCTGGGTCATCGCAGTCTGCGTGGCATCCGCCGTGGGGGCCGAGGCCCTTTGGCAGAGGTTGAACGGTAGGAAGGTGACCGTGTCGGATCTGTCTGCGGCGGTTACCGGGCTCCTCCTGGCCTACAATCTGCCCCCGGACATTTCCCTTTTCATGGCGGCGGCGGGCAGCGCCTTCGCCATAATCGTGGTCAAACAGCTCTACGGAGGGCTTGGAAAGAACATCGTAAACCCAGCTCTGGCAGCCAGGGCAGTGATGCTGACCAGTTGGCCGGTGCCCATGACCACCTGGAGCTTGCACGGGGTAACGGGACCAACCCCGCTGGCGCTCCTAAAGGGCGTGGAGGGGACCGGCAGCCTTCCCCCCCTGATTGACCTGCTAGTGGGGAACGTGGGGGGGTGCATAGGGGAGACCTCCGCGGCGCTACTGCTCCTTGGAGGGCTCTTCCTCATGTGGAAGCGGGTCATAACCTGGCACATCCCGGTGGTCTACATAGGCACCGTGGCGGTGCTGACCGCGATCCTCCACAGGCCCTCGGGCATATCCATGGGACCCCTCTACGAGATCCTGGCCGGCGGGCTCTTCCTGGGGGCCTTCTTCATGGCCACCGACTACGCCACCAGCCCCATGGACCACTCGGGCCAGATGGTCTTCGCCTTCGGTTGCGGCCTCATAACCACCCTGATCCGCTTCTACGGCGGCTACCCCGAGGGGGTCTCCTACTCGATCCTCATAATGAACCTGACGGTGCCCCTGATCGACCGTTACTTCACGCCCAGGATATTCGGCGCCAAGCGGGAGGTGAAATCCTAA